From bacterium, one genomic window encodes:
- a CDS encoding CoA transferase, whose translation GNLDPTAQCSMGFAHGTGAPVAFGGTPTRSGWWLCDHVGGTFSAIGAMAALYARERFLGKGQFVECTAAEGVIRIIDYNWAWQGMDGSIRPRYGNWDLAINIYAANPCNDGQIMVGGGHDRLWFRIWRAVGKDKPELEQHICEDPKLRVVTDRLPHYMQVETYTTLCEWTKDKTRNQCEVALQEEEVASGGVSFLDEVCEFPHYKYRGHIEIVDDLNFGKVLIGSSGFIGMNTPGRIKWLGRTTGQDNEDVFRRLAGMDREGLIAFKKGGVI comes from the coding sequence GGGGAACCTCGACCCGACCGCGCAGTGCTCGATGGGCTTCGCCCACGGGACCGGCGCGCCGGTCGCGTTCGGCGGCACCCCGACCCGGTCCGGCTGGTGGCTGTGCGACCACGTCGGCGGCACCTTCTCCGCGATCGGCGCCATGGCGGCCCTCTACGCCCGGGAGCGGTTCCTCGGCAAGGGGCAGTTCGTGGAGTGCACGGCGGCGGAAGGCGTCATCCGGATCATCGACTATAACTGGGCATGGCAGGGGATGGACGGATCGATCCGCCCCCGGTACGGCAACTGGGACCTCGCGATCAACATCTACGCCGCGAACCCGTGCAACGACGGGCAGATCATGGTCGGCGGCGGGCACGACCGCCTCTGGTTCCGCATCTGGCGGGCCGTCGGCAAGGACAAGCCCGAGCTCGAGCAGCACATCTGCGAGGATCCGAAGCTGCGCGTCGTGACCGACCGGCTCCCGCACTACATGCAGGTCGAGACGTACACGACGCTGTGCGAGTGGACCAAGGACAAGACCCGGAACCAGTGCGAGGTCGCGCTCCAGGAAGAGGAAGTGGCGTCCGGCGGCGTGTCGTTCCTCGACGAGGTGTGCGAGTTCCCGCACTACAAGTATCGCGGCCACATCGAGATCGTCGACGACCTCAACTTCGGCAAGGTCCTGATCGGATCGTCCGGATTCATCGGGATGAACACCCCGGGCCGGATCAAGTGGCTTGGCCGTACGACGGGGCAGGACAATGAGGACGTGTTCCGCCGCCTCGCCGGGATGGACCGCGAGGGGCTGATAGCTTTCAAGAAGGGAGGGGTGATCTAA